ACTGCCCCTCAACGTGATGAAAACCAGCTTCATGCAGCGGTTGTTGAAATCTATGCCGCTAAAGACGCAGAAGTAAAGTACTCTACCGTACAGAACTGGTACCCTGGTGACAAAAATGGTAAAGGTGGTATTTACAATTTTGTGACTAAAAGAGGTATTTGTGCAGGCGATAATTCTAAAATATCGTGGACACAGGTAGAAACAGGATCTTCTGTAACCTGGAAGTACCCTAGCTGTATTCTTAAAGGTGACAACTCTATTGGAGAGTTTTACTCTGTAGCTGTTACCAATAACTACCAGCAGGCCGATACCGGTACCAAGATGATTCACATTGGTAAAAATACCCGTAGCCGTATCGTTTCTAAAGGAGTTTCGGCAGGACGTAGCCAAAACAGCTACCGTGGTTTAGTGAAGGTAATGAAACGTGCTGAGAATTCTCGAAACTTCTCGCAGTGCGACTCACTATTGATGGGAGACAAATGCGGAGCGCATACCTTCCCTTATATTGAGTCTGATAATAATACGGCTCAAATTGAACATGAAGCTACTACTTCTAAAATTGGTGAAGATCAGATTTTCTACTGCAACCAGCGAGGCATAGGTGAGGAAGATGCAGTTGCTCTGATTGTAAATGGGTACTGTAAAGAAGTACTAAACCAGCTTCCTATGGAATTTGCCGTTGAAGCGCAGAAATTACTTGCCCTTACTCTTGAAGGAAGCGTAGGCTAATCTTATATATTATAACTTTCTACATACCAATCAGAAGGAGCATATCCTTCTGATTTTCTATATTAAATAAATACTAGTCGGAAGATGCTGAAGATAAATAACCTTAAAGCAAAAATAGAAGATAAAGATATTCTGAAAGGAATTAACCTGGAAGTGAAGCCTGGTGAGGTACATGCTATCATGGGACCTAATGGTTCAGGAAAAAGTACGCTTGCCTCAGTACTTGCAGGACGTGAGGAGTATGAAGTTACCGATGGAAATGTAGAGTACCTGGGCAACGACCTTTTGGATATGGATCCTGAGGAGCGCGCTCGTGAGGGTATTTTTCTGGCTTTTCAATATCCGGTTGAGATCCCCGGAGTAAGTACTACCAATTTTTTGAAAACTGCTATCAACCAGATCCGCCAACATAAAGGGCAAGACCCATTGGATGCAGTATCATTCTTAAAAATGATGAAAGAGAAAATGAAGCTGGTAGAAATTGACCAGTCTTTATTGAGCCGTTCTCTTAATGAAGGATTCTCGGGTGGTGAAAAGAAGAGAAACGAAATATTCCAGATGGCCATGCTTGAGCCTAAACTTTCTATTCTGGATGAGACTGACTCCGGTCTTGATATTGATGCCCTAAGAATTGTGGCAAATGGTGTAAACAAGCTGAAAAACAAAGACAATGCTACTATTGTAGTAACTCACTATCAGCGCCTGCTGGATTACATCATCCCTGACTATGTACACGTGTTGTACAATGGTAGAATCGTGAAGTCTGGTACTAAAGAGCTGGCTATGGAGCTGGAGGAGAAAGGGTACGACTGGATCAAAGAAACTGCCGATAAGGCTACTGCTTAATTTTTTTGAACGCACTAAAGCATAGCAATGAGTCAGGTAACAAAAAGCAACAAAACCGATTTAACCGCTGCCTTTATTGAGCAGTATAGTCTTTTCTCTCAAAAGCTAGCCGACGGAGGCCAATCCGCTTTACGCCAGGCTGCAATTGATAGCTTTGCTGAGCAAGGACTACCTGCTAATAAAGCAGAAGAATATAAATACACACCAATTACCCGTCGTTTAGAGAAGCACTTTAACAGTATTGACCTCACTGTCACTCCGACTCCTGAAATTTCAGCCGAGTTGGAGCAGCAGATTAAAAACCTGATGGTAAATACTGAAGCTAATCAGCTGGTTTTTGTAAACGGACATTTTGTAGAATCTTTATCCACTGTCGTTTCTCCTGCTGAAGAAATCACCATACTACCAATAGAACAGGCTTTAACTGAAGGCAGACAGGGAACAGATACACACTTTGGTCAGCTGGCAAAAATTGAGAGTGACCCTTTTGTCGCTCTAAATACTGCTATGTCCCAACAAGGCATATATATTCATGTGCCAAAAAGCAAAGTTGTAGAAAAGCCAGTGCTCATCTATTTCTTTAGCGATACCGCTGCTGGTAAAGTGGTCACACACACTCGCAACTTCTTTGTAATTGAAGAAAATGCACAGGTGCAGATTGCAGAGACCTTCAAAACGATAGGTTCGGATGTTAGCTACAGCAATGCGGTAAGCGAAATTGTAGTAGAGCAGGCTGCACAGGCATATTATTGTAAGTATGAAGACGAAAGTGAGCAGGCATACCATACCGGAACTACTGAAGTAAGTCAGGAAAAGAACAGCCATTTCCATGGAACTACAGTAGCTCTAAAAGGAAGTATGATTCGTAACAACCTTAATGCAGCCCTAAACGATGAGTATTGTGAATCTCATATGTATGGACTGTATATGCTGGATGGAGAAACTCATGTAGACAACCATACTTCGGTAGACCACAAAAAACCTAATGCTTTTAGTAATGAGCTTTACAAAGGCATTATGGACGGACAATCTAAGGGTGTATTCAATGGAAAAATATTTGTACGTCCTAACGCCCAAAAGACCAATGCTTTTCAGTCTAATGCCAATATCTTACTTACTGACGAGGCTTCTATTGATACTAAGCCCCAGTTAGAGATTTGGGCAGATGATGTAAAATGCTCGCACGGTGCTACCACCGGTCAATTGGATTCAGAACAAATGTTTTATCTCCGGGCGCGTGGTTTGAGCAAAGTTCAGGCTCGTGCTGTACTACTTAAAGCTTTTGCTGGCGACGTTATTCAACATATCAAAATTGATGCGTTACGCGAAGTAATTGAGCAGGTAATCAGCCAGCGTCTGGAAAAAGAGCTATAAAATATGAGCGATCTATCGCCTCAACATACACATACGGCAATGGACCCTACGCTAGACGTAGAGGCCATTCGCCAACAATTTCCTATCCTACATCAAGAAGTTAACGGCAAGCCATTGGTATATTTTGACAATGCTGCCACTACTCAAAAGCCTCAGCGGGTTATTGATGCACTTACGCATTACTATCAATCAGATAATGC
This window of the Porifericola rhodea genome carries:
- the sufC gene encoding Fe-S cluster assembly ATPase SufC — translated: MLKINNLKAKIEDKDILKGINLEVKPGEVHAIMGPNGSGKSTLASVLAGREEYEVTDGNVEYLGNDLLDMDPEERAREGIFLAFQYPVEIPGVSTTNFLKTAINQIRQHKGQDPLDAVSFLKMMKEKMKLVEIDQSLLSRSLNEGFSGGEKKRNEIFQMAMLEPKLSILDETDSGLDIDALRIVANGVNKLKNKDNATIVVTHYQRLLDYIIPDYVHVLYNGRIVKSGTKELAMELEEKGYDWIKETADKATA
- the sufD gene encoding Fe-S cluster assembly protein SufD, which codes for MSQVTKSNKTDLTAAFIEQYSLFSQKLADGGQSALRQAAIDSFAEQGLPANKAEEYKYTPITRRLEKHFNSIDLTVTPTPEISAELEQQIKNLMVNTEANQLVFVNGHFVESLSTVVSPAEEITILPIEQALTEGRQGTDTHFGQLAKIESDPFVALNTAMSQQGIYIHVPKSKVVEKPVLIYFFSDTAAGKVVTHTRNFFVIEENAQVQIAETFKTIGSDVSYSNAVSEIVVEQAAQAYYCKYEDESEQAYHTGTTEVSQEKNSHFHGTTVALKGSMIRNNLNAALNDEYCESHMYGLYMLDGETHVDNHTSVDHKKPNAFSNELYKGIMDGQSKGVFNGKIFVRPNAQKTNAFQSNANILLTDEASIDTKPQLEIWADDVKCSHGATTGQLDSEQMFYLRARGLSKVQARAVLLKAFAGDVIQHIKIDALREVIEQVISQRLEKEL
- the sufB gene encoding Fe-S cluster assembly protein SufB, whose product is MSKDNQILEEFTNSDYKYGFESKIESDSAPKGLNEDIVRFISAKKEEPEWLLEWRLKAYRHWLTLKEPKWHNVQYPEIDYQDIIYYAAPKQKVKPKSLDEVDPELLDTFKRLGISLEEQKRLTGVAVDAVMDSVSVATTFKDKLADLGIIFCSFSEAVHNHPELIKKYIGSVVPQNDNYFAALNSAVFSDGSFCYIPKGVRCPMELSTYFRINAANTGQFERTLIVAEEGSYVSYLEGCTAPQRDENQLHAAVVEIYAAKDAEVKYSTVQNWYPGDKNGKGGIYNFVTKRGICAGDNSKISWTQVETGSSVTWKYPSCILKGDNSIGEFYSVAVTNNYQQADTGTKMIHIGKNTRSRIVSKGVSAGRSQNSYRGLVKVMKRAENSRNFSQCDSLLMGDKCGAHTFPYIESDNNTAQIEHEATTSKIGEDQIFYCNQRGIGEEDAVALIVNGYCKEVLNQLPMEFAVEAQKLLALTLEGSVG